Proteins co-encoded in one Ruegeria pomeroyi DSS-3 genomic window:
- a CDS encoding SLC13 family permease translates to MTLDQILLFSLFAAVFALLLWGRFRYDLVAFSALLTGVVLGLVPVKDAFSGFGHPATIVVALVLVVSAGLVRSGAVFLITRTLVDASRGLGAHIALMGGIGAVLSAFMNNVAALALLMPVDIQTARKAGRAAALTLMPLSFATILGGMVTLIGTPPNIIIASIRAEALGEPYRMFDFAPVGGAAALAGLIFVALIGWRLIPTRGGGAAEAAEALAEYIAELTVPEGSPHITKRLAELDAEAEKADVAILGLIRDGQRRYGRAANTILAAGDTLVIEATPEALDEFRAALSLDFSDKERQQALTAAGEGLDVIEVVVTDGARIAGRTAQGLGLSWRQNTVLMGISRQGTRITQHIRRTEVQPGDILLLLCPRDRGPDVTEWLGCLPLATRGLSVTANDKTWLAIGLFGAAVLAASVGLLYLPVALGLVVVAYVLTGILPIAELYDHIEWPVVVLLGSMIPLGAALEASGGTQLIAGGLVTLTEGWPAWAILTVLMVVTMTLSDVLNNTATTIVAAPVGIQMANALGVSPDPFLMAVAVAASAAFLTPIGHKNNTLILGPGGYHFGDYWRMGLPLELLIVAVTIPAILLFWPM, encoded by the coding sequence ATGACGCTTGACCAGATCCTGCTCTTCTCGCTCTTTGCGGCGGTCTTTGCGCTGCTGCTCTGGGGTCGGTTCCGCTATGATCTGGTGGCGTTCTCGGCCTTGTTGACCGGTGTCGTGCTGGGGCTGGTCCCGGTCAAGGACGCGTTTTCCGGCTTTGGCCATCCCGCCACCATCGTGGTGGCGCTGGTGCTGGTGGTCTCCGCCGGGCTGGTGCGATCCGGCGCGGTGTTCCTGATCACCCGCACGCTGGTCGATGCCTCGCGCGGGCTGGGCGCCCATATCGCGCTGATGGGCGGGATCGGCGCGGTGCTGTCGGCCTTCATGAACAATGTGGCGGCGCTGGCGCTTCTGATGCCGGTCGATATTCAGACCGCGCGCAAGGCGGGGCGGGCGGCGGCGCTGACGCTGATGCCCTTGTCCTTCGCCACGATCCTGGGCGGCATGGTCACGCTGATCGGCACGCCGCCCAATATCATCATCGCCTCGATCCGGGCCGAGGCGCTGGGCGAGCCCTATCGCATGTTCGATTTCGCGCCCGTTGGCGGCGCGGCGGCGCTGGCGGGACTGATCTTTGTCGCCCTGATCGGCTGGCGCCTGATCCCGACGCGCGGCGGCGGCGCCGCCGAGGCGGCCGAGGCGCTGGCCGAGTATATCGCCGAACTGACGGTGCCCGAAGGCTCGCCCCATATCACCAAGCGTCTGGCCGAGCTGGATGCCGAGGCGGAAAAGGCCGACGTGGCAATCCTGGGCCTGATCCGCGACGGTCAGCGCCGCTATGGCCGCGCCGCCAACACCATCCTGGCCGCTGGCGACACGCTGGTGATCGAGGCCACGCCCGAGGCGCTGGACGAGTTCCGCGCCGCGCTCAGCCTCGATTTCTCGGACAAGGAGCGCCAGCAGGCGCTGACGGCGGCGGGTGAGGGGCTGGACGTGATCGAGGTGGTGGTGACCGACGGTGCCCGCATCGCCGGGCGCACCGCGCAGGGGCTGGGCCTCAGCTGGCGGCAGAACACGGTGCTGATGGGGATCTCGCGTCAGGGCACAAGGATAACCCAGCACATTCGCCGGACCGAGGTGCAGCCGGGCGATATCCTGCTCTTGCTCTGCCCGCGCGACCGGGGGCCGGATGTGACCGAGTGGCTGGGCTGCCTGCCACTGGCCACGCGGGGCCTGAGCGTCACCGCCAATGACAAGACATGGCTGGCCATCGGCCTCTTTGGCGCGGCGGTGCTGGCGGCCTCGGTCGGGCTTCTCTACCTGCCGGTGGCACTGGGGCTGGTGGTTGTGGCCTATGTGCTGACCGGTATCCTGCCCATTGCCGAGCTCTACGACCATATCGAGTGGCCGGTGGTGGTGCTTTTGGGCTCGATGATCCCGCTGGGCGCGGCATTGGAGGCCTCGGGCGGTACCCAGCTCATCGCGGGCGGGTTGGTGACACTGACCGAGGGTTGGCCTGCATGGGCCATCCTGACGGTGCTGATGGTGGTGACGATGACGCTGTCGGATGTGCTCAACAACACCGCAACGACCATTGTTGCCGCGCCCGTGGGCATCCAGATGGCCAATGCGCTGGGTGTTTCACCCGACCCGTTCCTGATGGCGGTGGCAGTGGCGGCCTCGGCGGCATTCCTGACCCCGATCGGGCACAAGAACAACACGCTGATCCTTGGCCCCGGCGGCTATCACTTCGGTGATTACTGGCGGATGGGTCTGCCGCTGGAGCTGCTGATCGTCGCGGTCACCATCCCGGCTATTCTGCTGTTCTGGCCGATGTGA
- a CDS encoding ArgP/LysG family DNA-binding transcriptional regulator, with protein sequence MQFDPQQLAALAAILRLGSFEAAAGALSVTPSAVSQRIRALEEKVGLALIQRGPPATGTAAGLRLARHAEDVGLLEAQVSRDLALDQGAGPVRVRIAVNADSLATWFLEAMTGVEDVLFDLVIDDQDHSADWLRRGEVAAAITAHGKPVPGCDAHPLGALRYIATASPGFMQDWFAEGVTATALARAPCLTFSPKDRLQKAWIAAHVAEALTPPTHFLPSTHAFVDAALAGVGWGMNPESLIRQHVAQGNLHPLLPQAPLDVPLTWQVSRVLTPALAPLTRAVRRAASRGLIAG encoded by the coding sequence ATGCAGTTCGACCCGCAACAGCTTGCCGCGCTGGCCGCCATCCTGAGACTGGGCAGTTTCGAGGCCGCCGCCGGGGCGCTCTCGGTCACCCCGTCGGCGGTGTCCCAGCGCATCCGCGCGCTGGAAGAGAAGGTGGGCCTGGCGCTGATCCAGCGCGGCCCGCCGGCAACGGGCACCGCCGCCGGTCTGCGGCTGGCGCGCCATGCCGAGGATGTGGGCCTGCTGGAGGCGCAGGTGAGCCGCGATCTGGCGCTGGACCAGGGTGCCGGGCCGGTACGGGTGCGGATCGCTGTCAATGCCGACAGCCTTGCCACCTGGTTTCTGGAGGCGATGACCGGGGTCGAAGATGTGCTGTTCGATCTGGTGATCGACGATCAGGACCATTCCGCCGACTGGCTCAGGCGCGGTGAGGTCGCCGCCGCGATCACCGCCCATGGCAAGCCGGTGCCCGGCTGCGACGCGCACCCGCTGGGCGCGCTGCGCTATATCGCGACCGCCAGCCCCGGCTTCATGCAAGACTGGTTCGCCGAAGGGGTCACCGCGACGGCGCTGGCGCGCGCGCCCTGCCTGACCTTCAGTCCCAAGGACCGGCTGCAAAAAGCCTGGATCGCCGCGCATGTCGCCGAGGCTCTGACACCGCCCACCCATTTCCTGCCCTCGACCCATGCCTTTGTCGATGCGGCGCTAGCCGGGGTCGGCTGGGGGATGAATCCCGAAAGCCTGATCCGGCAGCATGTGGCGCAGGGCAATCTGCATCCGCTGCTGCCGCAGGCGCCGCTGGATGTGCCCCTGACCTGGCAGGTGAGCCGGGTGCTGACCCCGGCGCTTGCCCCCCTGACCCGCGCCGTGCGCCGGGCTGCGAGCCGGGGCTTGATTGCCGGTTGA
- a CDS encoding LysE/ArgO family amino acid transporter encodes MSSAIVAGFALGFGLILAIGAQNAFVLRQGLRRQHVFAVCLTCALSDAVLIAAGVAGFGGLARAVPWFEPLMRYGGAAFLIWYGARSLFAALTKTEALTTGEDARPGGGAALRPVLLTVLAFTWLNPHVYLDTVVLIGSISAQYPDRLGFGLGAVLSSFTFFFSLGYGARLMAPVFARPRAWQVLDTVIALTMWTIAAKLLLM; translated from the coding sequence ATGTCCTCTGCCATTGTCGCCGGCTTTGCCCTTGGTTTCGGCCTGATCCTTGCCATCGGGGCGCAGAATGCCTTTGTCCTGCGGCAGGGGCTTCGGCGTCAGCATGTCTTTGCCGTCTGCCTGACCTGCGCGCTGTCGGATGCGGTGCTGATCGCCGCCGGAGTGGCGGGGTTTGGCGGGCTGGCCCGGGCCGTGCCCTGGTTCGAGCCGCTGATGCGTTATGGCGGGGCGGCCTTCCTGATCTGGTACGGCGCGCGCAGCCTGTTTGCGGCGCTGACCAAGACCGAGGCGTTGACGACCGGCGAGGACGCCCGCCCGGGCGGAGGAGCCGCCCTGCGCCCGGTGCTGCTGACAGTGCTGGCCTTCACCTGGCTCAACCCGCATGTCTACCTCGATACCGTGGTGCTGATCGGCTCGATCTCGGCGCAATACCCCGACCGGCTCGGCTTTGGCCTCGGCGCTGTTCTGTCCAGTTTCACCTTCTTCTTCTCGCTGGGTTACGGCGCGCGCCTGATGGCGCCGGTCTTTGCCCGGCCCCGCGCCTGGCAGGTGCTCGACACGGTGATCGCCCTGACCATGTGGACCATCGCGGCCAAGCTGCTGCTGATGTGA
- a CDS encoding tripartite tricarboxylate transporter TctB family protein, whose protein sequence is MQAKTSDRLLGLCLILLAVAFFVSIIPWQAQAADYGWLKPRTLPRILAVVLGLCGLALLIRPPGDVRPGRFYWARAMLFAGVLVLGLAAMSWLGFVLVAPPMALVLMWLAHERRPLWLVLGAAGMPAAIWFTVAVLLDRPLP, encoded by the coding sequence ATGCAAGCCAAGACAAGCGACCGACTCCTGGGCCTGTGCCTGATCCTGCTGGCGGTGGCGTTTTTCGTCAGCATCATCCCCTGGCAGGCGCAGGCGGCCGATTATGGCTGGCTCAAGCCCCGGACCTTGCCGCGCATTCTGGCGGTGGTGCTGGGCCTTTGCGGTCTGGCGCTGCTGATCCGCCCGCCGGGCGATGTGCGCCCGGGCCGGTTTTACTGGGCACGCGCCATGCTCTTTGCCGGGGTTCTGGTGCTGGGGCTGGCGGCGATGTCCTGGCTGGGTTTTGTCCTGGTCGCACCGCCCATGGCGCTGGTGCTGATGTGGCTTGCGCATGAACGGCGGCCGCTCTGGCTGGTGCTGGGGGCCGCCGGAATGCCCGCCGCGATCTGGTTCACGGTGGCGGTGCTGCTCGACCGCCCGCTGCCCTAA
- a CDS encoding tripartite tricarboxylate transporter substrate binding protein, with the protein MTLRKTIAAIAAAAGLFVAGIAHAEWAPKGNLTLQIGFGAGGSTDTIGRVVAKVMKEQTGWNVIAENKPGGGGVAMFAGIANRPADGSVVGLGVNMPILVNLVNKPGDLGFDLDSFDYLGTAARAQLGLFARADAPFDDVAGLIEYAKANGAAPLAFDAKPQELAMRQVMAKSGAEFQFLSTKGGAENLKLVLGGQAIAGFEAGEHLPFLESGEIKMIASMNNTRHNYAPDIPTLPEQGYDIYVDPVFFFAAGKGTPEDARMAITEALAAALDSEEVKTVVMNSLKSPIENMGPEGTEKMLRDGLVNVGALFGK; encoded by the coding sequence ATGACATTGCGCAAGACAATTGCCGCGATTGCGGCTGCGGCCGGTCTATTCGTGGCCGGTATCGCCCATGCCGAATGGGCGCCCAAGGGCAACCTGACGCTTCAGATCGGGTTCGGCGCCGGTGGCTCGACCGACACCATCGGTCGGGTCGTGGCCAAGGTGATGAAGGAGCAGACCGGCTGGAACGTGATTGCCGAGAACAAGCCGGGCGGCGGCGGTGTCGCCATGTTCGCCGGTATCGCCAACCGCCCCGCCGACGGCTCGGTGGTTGGTCTCGGGGTCAACATGCCGATCCTGGTCAATCTGGTGAACAAGCCGGGCGATCTGGGGTTCGATCTGGACAGTTTCGACTATCTCGGCACCGCGGCCAGGGCGCAGCTGGGCCTGTTTGCACGGGCTGACGCGCCCTTCGACGATGTCGCCGGGCTGATCGAATATGCCAAGGCCAACGGGGCGGCACCGCTTGCCTTTGACGCCAAGCCGCAGGAACTGGCGATGCGCCAGGTGATGGCGAAATCGGGGGCCGAGTTCCAGTTCCTCTCGACCAAGGGCGGGGCCGAGAACCTGAAACTGGTGCTGGGCGGACAGGCCATCGCCGGGTTCGAGGCGGGCGAGCATCTGCCCTTCCTGGAAAGCGGCGAGATCAAGATGATCGCCAGCATGAACAACACCCGCCACAACTATGCCCCCGACATCCCGACGCTGCCGGAACAGGGCTATGACATCTATGTCGATCCGGTGTTCTTCTTTGCCGCCGGCAAGGGCACGCCCGAGGATGCCCGCATGGCGATCACCGAGGCGCTGGCCGCTGCGCTCGACAGCGAAGAGGTCAAGACGGTGGTGATGAACTCGCTGAAATCCCCGATCGAGAACATGGGCCCCGAGGGCACCGAAAAGATGCTGCGCGACGGGCTGGTGAACGTGGGCGCGCTGTTCGGCAAGTGA
- a CDS encoding tripartite tricarboxylate transporter permease, whose translation MPELSVILAGFGDALAPINLLFILFGVALGQFVGAVPGIGPVMATAIAIPFTFGMDPLTGIAFLVGVNKGGLVGGAIPAVLLNTPGTPDAAATALDGYPLAKQGKPLKATKMALFSSITGDTFSDIVLITVSAPMAILALRMGPVEVLGLMLLAFAVIAGLMGQSLVKGVVAIALGLMAAMVGTDPEHGSPRLIFGNYELYDGLPLASVAIGMLAISELLKRLSETRGTVRPAITLPRNQPRADRSVSWAEYWGCRFTMLRGAVIGTILGALPGIGSTAAAFMSYASARQASKEPESFGKGSLHGIAASESANSSVMGANMIPMLTLGIPGSVSAALIISAFMIHGIQPGPFLFSQQGQLVYGLFGAMIIANLINLWVGQLGLRFWVRVVSAPEPFIFASALLMCFVGVALASGGLFGIGVMLVFALLAYVMSAFGISVVVFIIAFFLGPRLEISLSQTLALLNGQPQKLLDYPFALVLMALALVTAVALARRRDTESETR comes from the coding sequence ATGCCGGAACTGAGCGTCATTCTCGCCGGGTTCGGCGATGCCCTGGCCCCGATCAACCTGCTGTTCATCCTGTTCGGCGTGGCGCTGGGGCAGTTTGTCGGCGCGGTGCCGGGGATCGGGCCGGTGATGGCGACGGCCATCGCCATTCCGTTCACCTTTGGCATGGACCCGCTCACTGGCATCGCCTTTCTGGTGGGGGTGAACAAGGGCGGGCTGGTGGGTGGTGCGATCCCGGCGGTGCTGCTCAATACCCCCGGCACCCCCGATGCGGCGGCAACCGCGCTTGACGGCTATCCGCTGGCGAAACAGGGCAAACCGCTCAAGGCGACCAAGATGGCGCTGTTCTCCTCGATCACCGGCGACACGTTCAGCGATATCGTGCTGATCACCGTTTCGGCGCCAATGGCGATCCTGGCGCTGCGCATGGGCCCGGTCGAGGTGCTGGGCCTGATGCTGCTCGCCTTTGCGGTCATTGCCGGGCTGATGGGTCAGTCGCTGGTCAAGGGCGTGGTGGCCATCGCGCTGGGCCTGATGGCGGCGATGGTGGGCACCGACCCCGAACATGGCTCGCCCCGGCTGATATTCGGCAATTACGAGCTTTACGACGGGTTGCCACTGGCCTCGGTCGCCATCGGCATGCTGGCAATCTCGGAACTGCTGAAACGGCTGAGCGAGACGAGGGGCACCGTGCGCCCGGCGATCACCCTGCCGCGCAACCAGCCGCGCGCCGACCGCAGCGTCAGCTGGGCCGAATACTGGGGCTGCCGCTTTACCATGTTGCGCGGCGCGGTGATCGGCACCATCCTGGGGGCGCTTCCGGGCATCGGCTCGACGGCGGCGGCCTTCATGTCCTATGCCTCGGCCCGGCAGGCATCGAAAGAGCCAGAGAGCTTCGGCAAGGGCAGCCTGCACGGCATCGCCGCGTCCGAGTCGGCCAATTCCTCGGTCATGGGCGCCAACATGATCCCGATGCTGACGCTCGGCATCCCCGGCAGCGTCAGCGCCGCGCTGATCATCAGCGCCTTCATGATCCACGGGATCCAGCCCGGCCCCTTCCTGTTCTCGCAACAGGGGCAGCTGGTCTATGGCCTGTTCGGGGCGATGATCATCGCCAACCTGATCAACCTCTGGGTCGGGCAGCTGGGCTTGCGGTTCTGGGTGCGGGTGGTCTCGGCGCCGGAACCCTTCATCTTTGCCTCGGCGCTGCTGATGTGTTTCGTCGGCGTGGCACTGGCCTCGGGCGGGCTGTTCGGCATCGGGGTGATGCTGGTCTTTGCGCTTCTGGCCTATGTCATGTCGGCCTTCGGCATCTCGGTCGTGGTCTTCATCATCGCCTTCTTTCTCGGCCCCCGGCTGGAAATCTCGCTGTCGCAGACGCTCGCGCTGCTGAATGGTCAGCCGCAAAAGCTGCTCGACTATCCGTTTGCGCTGGTGCTGATGGCGCTGGCACTGGTCACGGCGGTGGCGCTGGCGCGCCGCCGCGACACCGAGAGCGAAACGCGCTGA
- a CDS encoding nitroreductase family protein, whose amino-acid sequence MFARDALSYAALPLPDRVEMSDDQMLAAAEAFHDTMRRRHTVRDYSDRPVPRAVIEACIRTAGTAPSGANHQPWQFVAVADPALKARIREEAEEEERRFYAGGAGDEWIKALEPIGTNAVKEHLTVAPWLIVVFAQRWGQFDDGTRYKNYYVPESVNIATGFLLAALHHAGLCALTHTPNPMRFLNDALGRPASEKPTMIIAVGHPTEEATVPEVAKIKKPLDQIASFAE is encoded by the coding sequence ATGTTTGCCCGTGACGCGCTGAGCTACGCCGCCCTGCCCTTGCCCGACCGGGTCGAGATGAGTGATGACCAGATGCTGGCGGCGGCCGAGGCGTTTCACGACACCATGCGGCGGCGCCATACGGTGCGCGATTACTCTGACCGGCCGGTACCGCGCGCGGTGATCGAGGCCTGCATCCGTACGGCGGGCACCGCGCCCTCGGGCGCCAATCACCAGCCCTGGCAATTTGTGGCCGTCGCGGACCCGGCGCTGAAGGCACGGATCCGGGAGGAGGCCGAAGAGGAAGAGCGGCGGTTCTATGCGGGTGGTGCGGGCGACGAGTGGATCAAGGCGCTGGAACCCATCGGCACCAATGCGGTGAAAGAGCATCTGACCGTGGCGCCCTGGCTAATCGTGGTCTTTGCCCAGCGCTGGGGGCAGTTCGACGACGGCACCCGGTACAAGAACTACTACGTGCCCGAGAGCGTCAATATCGCCACCGGCTTCCTGCTGGCGGCGCTGCATCATGCGGGGCTGTGCGCGCTGACCCATACGCCCAACCCGATGCGGTTCCTGAATGACGCGCTGGGACGGCCCGCCTCAGAGAAACCCACGATGATCATCGCGGTAGGCCACCCAACCGAGGAAGCAACCGTGCCCGAGGTGGCCAAGATCAAGAAACCTCTGGATCAGATCGCGAGCTTTGCCGAATAG